Genomic segment of Bacillota bacterium:
AGAATTTTTATAGCCTGTTAAAAATTTTATTATTATTGAAGTTGGAAAATTATTGACTCTAAACGACTAAGGTAGTATATTAAGAATAATAATCTAATATACGTGATGTATACAACAAATTTAAAACAAAAATTTTAATAATATTAAAATAATTTAGGAACTGTATCTAAATACATATTAAAATACTCAAATGGTCGAAGTACCTCATATAAGGTTTGGTACTAAAACAACAGGCATTGAAGATGGGAGTTGAGGCCATGAAAGATCAAATAAGCCGGTCGTCGGCAGATGTGTATGAGGTTTTAAAACAAAGGATAATTTCCCTTGAATACCCTCCCGGATATATTCTAAATGAAGTGGACATTGCAAATGAGTTTAGTCTAAGCAGAACCCCTGTGCGTGAAGCGTTTCAGAAACTTCAAAATGACAGATTCTTAAATATTGTGCCAAGAATAGGCGCCCAGGTCGCCTTAATCGATTTCAGGATGCTCAAGCACGCCTTCGAAGTAAAGAAGGAACTGGACGGAATGTGCGCGAGATTGGCGGCTCAGAGGGCAACACATGAACGCATCAATGAGCTTGAAAGAATAATCACTAGGCTTAAAGACTACGATCAGGACAAGGACTACCTGAAGATAATAGAAGATGACCTTAACTTCCATATAGTTATTTGGGAACTCAGTCAAAATCCGGTTTTGATCGAAATACTGGAAACACTTCATACACAAGCGGAGAGATTATGGAATTATACACAGCAGAAGGTAACGAATATCAACGGCTTCATAGATACCTTCGAATTAATAACTCAGGCCTTAAAAGAAGGCGATAAAGAGAAGGCCGAGTATTATGCTCGAGCACACGTCGAGGCCTTTGTAGATCAAGTGAAAAATGAATTGCTATAGGCGGAGGGGGTTTCAGTTATAGTGGATAAGGGTATAGCATTAAAAATACTAAAAGAGCATACTTTTAAGACTATAGGCTGTACTGATCCCATAGCAGCCGGCCTGGCCGCGGCCAGGGCCTATAAAGAAATCGGTGGAGATATTAAGAGGATAGTAGTAATAATGGACAAAAACGTTTACAAGGATGCTATATCCGTTGGTATACCCGGAACTATGAGAAGCGGACTGGCCCTAGCCGTTGCTCTATCCGTACTATACGGGAATCCGGATGATGGTCTGGAGCTACTGAAAGGAATAAACAAAGACAATATACAGGCTGCAGAGGAATTTGCTAAGAGCCATGAAATCTGTTTCGGTCTGAAAGAGAATGTCAATGGGATATATGTCGAAGCCACCGTCGAAACATCCAACGGGCAGGCCAGAGCCTTAATACGAAACAGTCATGGCAATATAGTTGAAGTATGTGTGAATGGCGAAGTGAAGAACTCATATGCAATAAATGAAAATATTTCCGACCCCGTAATGGCTCTCAAGAATATTTCAGATGTTACTATAGATGATATTTTGCAGTTTGTTCAGGAAGTGGATATTCAAGACATAGATTTTTTACTGGATGGAGTAAGGGTGAACTTAAATGCATCGGAAATGGGGGAGAAGGAGAGAGCAGGTTTAGGCACGGGAGCTTTTTATTCGGAATTGATTAGAGATGGCATCCTCAGTGATGACATTATCAATAATATAAAGCGCAGGGTCGGAGCTGCCGCTGACGCAAGAATGGCAGGAATCGATGTTCCGATATTCGGATGTTTTGGGAGCGGCAATCATGGTATAACCTTATTTATTACAATGGGAATGATGGGAAGGCATCTCAAGGCTGATAGAGAACAGCTTGCTAGGGCTTTAGCCGTTGCGCTCCTGGTGGTTGGAATCATCAAAACCAGAACTGGCATACTTACTCCCCATTGTGGGTGCTCCGTAGCAGCCGGAACGGGTGCGGCAGCAGGCATTGCATATATGCTGGGTGGAAGCAGCAGTCAAATTAGAAATGCGGTACATCTGATGATGGCAAACCTGACAGGGATGATTTGCGATGGTGCCAAATACGGATGTTCACTTAAGATGGTAACCGCCGCCGGTACTGCTGTAGAAAGCGCTTACCTGGCAATGAAGGGAGTCCAGGTACCGGGGAACAACGGAGTTGTCGGATATACTCTCGGAAAAACGATGGATAACCTCAGAACCATTACCGAGAAGGGAATGGGAAACGTTGACATGGCGGTCCTGGATATATTGCTAAACCTGTGATTTAGATCTTGAGTAGCGCTAACTGGCAAACAATATATTAAGAGAGAAAATACATCTCAGCAATTCCTGTTATCAAAGCGAAGAAACATTTTCGCCGGGCGCAACCAGAACGAAAATGTTTCCTCTGGGGTAATACATACCACCTATCTTTATATTAGCATATTGTGGATTGACGTACAAATAACATATTTGGAAACGTCGGTCGGATTAATATGTATTACCCCCGTATATACTCAAACATTTAGGAGGTGGGATGAAACAGGCACACTATCTTAAAATCATTCCAAAAAATAAGGGGGTAATCAAATGTCAAAAGAATTTGAAACCACTAACGGGAAAGCCCGGGAATCCTGGGCAAATAAGTTTGGTTTCATCATGGCAACCGCAGGCTTTGCGATTGGATTGGGCAATATATGGAGATTTCCATATATGACCGGTATGAACGGTGGAGGAGCCTTCCTTTTAGTTTATCTGCTCGTTTGTCTAATAATATGTATTCCACTGTTTACAGCAGAAATCAGCCTTGGCAGAAAAACGCAGTTGACCCCAATCGAAGGTATGCGCAAGCTTACTAAAAAGGGAGGGGTCTGGACACTAATCGGCTGGTTCGGTGTTATTTCGGCATTAATAATTATGTCGTATTACCTGATGATTATGGGATGGATTTTAGCTTATCTGTTTAAAATTGTATCCGGCCAGTTTACAGGTGTGTCGGCTGAGCAGATCGGTGCAGCCTTTGGTAATTTCATTGCACAGCCTGTTCCGGTCGCTGCTTATACGCTGGCAGTAATAGTAATGCTCGGTTTGATTGTAACCCGGGGGCTCAAAGACGGTATCGAGAAATCGTGTAAGATTATGATGCCTCTGCTGTTTGTATTTTTGATAGCACTGGCGATAAGGTCTCTAACATTCCCGGGCGCGCTGGCCGGGTTAAAATGGTATCTGACCCCGGATATTTCCAAAATAAATGCAAACGTGGTGTTGGCGGCCCTAGGCCAAGCCTTTTATTCAATAGGCGTTGGGATGGCCGCAGCGTATGTTTACGGCAGCTACCTGCATCCTACCGAAAGTGATGTTCCGGGTGGGGCAGCTACAATTGTTGCCTTTGATACTCTAGCTGCTTTTATTGCAGGCTTGGTAATCTTTCCGGCACTTTTTGCCTTCGGATTAGAGCCCAACGCTGGAGCAGGGTTGCTGTTTGTAACCATGACAAACCTGTTTTCACAAATACCCGGTGGAAGTCTGTTCGGTGGAGCGTTTTTCTTTCTCGTGATGCTGGCAGGCCTGACCTCCGGTATAGGCCTGCTTGAAGCGGTAGTTGCTTCCGTTATCGATTCATATAATATCAGCAGGAAAAAGGCGGTGTGGGGATCCTTGGCAATCATGTTCGTATTGGGCATACCAACCATATTGTCTTGCGGGCCCTGGGCAAATGTGCTGCTATTTGGCAAAAATTTCTTTGACCTGGCCGACTATGTATCGGGTAACGTATTGTTAACAGCAGGAGCTTTGCTTCTGGCGATTTACACAGCCTTTGTATGGAAGTTTGAAAACTTCAGAGATGAAACAAATATCGGCGCAGCCGGTTTCAAGGTTGCCAACTGGTGGAAACCCTTTGTAACTTATCTAATTCCAGTGGCAGTATTCCTAATAATGGTTAGAGGTCTGGGGATTTTCTAATCGGTATTGCCTGATAAGTGAATCCTACTAAGAGAAGGGGGAATTACCTGTGAATAGCCTTGAGTACAGAGAATGGGTCAGCAAACACGTAGAAATCGGTAAAGAGG
This window contains:
- a CDS encoding serine dehydratase subunit alpha family protein, whose translation is MDKGIALKILKEHTFKTIGCTDPIAAGLAAARAYKEIGGDIKRIVVIMDKNVYKDAISVGIPGTMRSGLALAVALSVLYGNPDDGLELLKGINKDNIQAAEEFAKSHEICFGLKENVNGIYVEATVETSNGQARALIRNSHGNIVEVCVNGEVKNSYAINENISDPVMALKNISDVTIDDILQFVQEVDIQDIDFLLDGVRVNLNASEMGEKERAGLGTGAFYSELIRDGILSDDIINNIKRRVGAAADARMAGIDVPIFGCFGSGNHGITLFITMGMMGRHLKADREQLARALAVALLVVGIIKTRTGILTPHCGCSVAAGTGAAAGIAYMLGGSSSQIRNAVHLMMANLTGMICDGAKYGCSLKMVTAAGTAVESAYLAMKGVQVPGNNGVVGYTLGKTMDNLRTITEKGMGNVDMAVLDILLNL
- a CDS encoding GntR family transcriptional regulator, producing MKDQISRSSADVYEVLKQRIISLEYPPGYILNEVDIANEFSLSRTPVREAFQKLQNDRFLNIVPRIGAQVALIDFRMLKHAFEVKKELDGMCARLAAQRATHERINELERIITRLKDYDQDKDYLKIIEDDLNFHIVIWELSQNPVLIEILETLHTQAERLWNYTQQKVTNINGFIDTFELITQALKEGDKEKAEYYARAHVEAFVDQVKNELL
- a CDS encoding sodium-dependent transporter; this encodes MSKEFETTNGKARESWANKFGFIMATAGFAIGLGNIWRFPYMTGMNGGGAFLLVYLLVCLIICIPLFTAEISLGRKTQLTPIEGMRKLTKKGGVWTLIGWFGVISALIIMSYYLMIMGWILAYLFKIVSGQFTGVSAEQIGAAFGNFIAQPVPVAAYTLAVIVMLGLIVTRGLKDGIEKSCKIMMPLLFVFLIALAIRSLTFPGALAGLKWYLTPDISKINANVVLAALGQAFYSIGVGMAAAYVYGSYLHPTESDVPGGAATIVAFDTLAAFIAGLVIFPALFAFGLEPNAGAGLLFVTMTNLFSQIPGGSLFGGAFFFLVMLAGLTSGIGLLEAVVASVIDSYNISRKKAVWGSLAIMFVLGIPTILSCGPWANVLLFGKNFFDLADYVSGNVLLTAGALLLAIYTAFVWKFENFRDETNIGAAGFKVANWWKPFVTYLIPVAVFLIMVRGLGIF